A genomic window from Halomonas sp. LR3S48 includes:
- a CDS encoding MBL fold metallo-hydrolase encodes MKKLLSPARWLTLAMASLGFTTANAQTDEPAAAPLTLQVYNADAGSFHVNAVLVSGENDAVLLDTGFTRADALRIAAMVLDSGKNLQTIYISQADPDYYFGIDVLKQFFPDAEVVATEPTVEKIEATLPTKLQVWSPRMGANAPQQVPLPEVLSGNILMLEDQVLEIRGLDDSLPHRSYVWIPSIEAVAGGVNVYAGLHAWTADAQTAAERSAWVEKLDDIAALNPAIVVPGHSLPDLPQDASQLAYTKDYLQRFESELAQAEDSAALIEAMQDAYPQAGLGIALEIGAKVNTGEMEW; translated from the coding sequence ATGAAAAAGCTTCTTTCCCCAGCCCGCTGGCTCACTCTCGCCATGGCGTCGCTGGGCTTTACCACCGCCAACGCGCAAACCGACGAGCCCGCGGCGGCACCGCTGACGCTGCAGGTCTATAACGCCGATGCCGGCAGCTTCCACGTCAATGCCGTACTGGTGTCCGGTGAGAACGACGCCGTGCTGCTGGATACCGGCTTTACTCGCGCCGACGCACTGCGCATCGCGGCCATGGTGCTGGACAGTGGGAAAAATCTGCAAACGATCTACATCAGCCAGGCCGACCCGGATTACTACTTCGGTATCGACGTACTCAAGCAGTTCTTCCCCGACGCGGAGGTAGTCGCTACCGAGCCGACGGTGGAGAAGATCGAGGCCACCCTGCCGACCAAGCTGCAGGTCTGGAGCCCGCGGATGGGTGCCAACGCACCACAGCAGGTGCCGCTGCCCGAGGTGCTGTCCGGCAACATCCTCATGCTCGAGGACCAGGTACTGGAAATCCGCGGCCTGGACGACAGCCTGCCGCACCGGAGCTATGTGTGGATCCCGTCGATCGAAGCGGTGGCCGGGGGCGTAAACGTATACGCCGGTCTGCATGCATGGACCGCCGATGCCCAAACAGCGGCGGAGCGCTCAGCCTGGGTAGAGAAACTGGACGACATCGCCGCGCTGAATCCGGCCATCGTAGTGCCGGGCCATTCTCTTCCCGACCTGCCGCAGGATGCGTCCCAGCTGGCTTACACCAAGGACTACTTGCAGCGCTTCGAGTCTGAATTGGCCCAAGCTGAGGATAGCGCAGCGCTGATCGAGGCGATGCAGGACGCCTACCCGCAAGCGGGTCTCGGCATCGCGCTGGAGATCGGCGCCAAGGTCAACACGGGAGAGATGGAGTGGTAA
- a CDS encoding LysR family transcriptional regulator translates to MDRFTAMKVFVAVTERGSVTAAAEALDMSRAMASRYLESLESWLGARLLHRTTRRIALTDAGHEALSRCRQMLDLADEVQLAAGARGVEPKGRLRIATSQSFAQAWLAEAVAEFLAGHPQAQVELLVLERAVNLVEERVDLAVRITNQLEESLVARRLCTCRSVLCASPGYIERHGMPQTPEELAEHDCVAHSYVSRSEIRLRREGRSVSVPVTGKLSSNETGVVRMATLASAGIAMLPTYFVADDLRQGRLVLVLPAWEPEPLGIHALYLSRRYQPLLLRAMIDFLAERLGGDVALWDRDIDTAWVTHTETSS, encoded by the coding sequence ATGGATCGTTTTACCGCCATGAAGGTGTTCGTCGCAGTGACCGAGCGCGGCAGCGTGACCGCGGCCGCCGAGGCGCTGGATATGTCGCGGGCAATGGCCAGTCGTTATCTCGAGAGCCTGGAGAGCTGGCTGGGCGCGCGGCTGCTGCATCGCACGACGCGCCGCATTGCGCTGACGGATGCCGGTCACGAGGCTCTTTCGCGCTGCCGCCAAATGCTGGACCTTGCCGATGAAGTTCAGCTTGCGGCCGGTGCGCGCGGTGTCGAGCCAAAAGGCCGATTGCGCATCGCCACCAGCCAATCATTTGCCCAGGCCTGGCTTGCCGAGGCGGTGGCGGAGTTCCTGGCCGGCCATCCACAGGCGCAAGTCGAACTACTGGTGCTGGAGCGGGCCGTCAACTTGGTGGAGGAGCGGGTGGACCTGGCGGTGCGCATCACCAATCAGCTCGAGGAGTCGCTGGTGGCGCGGCGGCTGTGTACCTGTCGCTCGGTGCTGTGCGCGTCTCCTGGCTATATCGAGCGGCACGGCATGCCGCAAACGCCCGAGGAGCTGGCTGAACATGATTGTGTGGCACACTCCTATGTCAGCCGTAGCGAGATCCGACTGCGCCGGGAGGGCCGCAGCGTGAGCGTGCCGGTGACAGGAAAACTTTCCAGCAACGAGACGGGTGTTGTGCGCATGGCCACGCTGGCCAGCGCCGGCATTGCGATGCTGCCCACCTATTTCGTTGCCGACGACCTACGCCAAGGCCGGCTGGTGCTCGTGCTGCCCGCCTGGGAGCCGGAGCCACTGGGCATACATGCGCTGTACCTGTCGCGTCGCTACCAGCCGCTGCTGCTGCGAGCGATGATCGACTTTTTGGCTGAACGGCTCGGCGGCGATGTAGCGCTTTGGGATCGTGATATCGATACTGCTTGGGTTACTCATACGGAGACATCTTCATGA
- a CDS encoding DUF4401 domain-containing protein, which produces MSRSITPLRERLGRAGITMTEGEGEPTLETPWFVRALQAFSGWLAALFLLGFIAMGVAFVVESSAAAAMLGLVMIVGAFALLKAAPGDFLEHLALAGSLTGQLLVAWALADAVGDMNASLWWSLLVLQVILAVVMPSLTHRAFSAFAASLALYLALAEGVSAPSLAGGLVVLGLTAIWLNEFRWPARLRAVQALGYGLLLGLLAIQAMEHFGQSLLIGRYYDGTGLAWLEPWAGDALGMLALLLLIRNVFQHHAGAVAPGLRAAAYGAVAVLMLLSLQAHGLSQGAVVVVLGFAIANRLVMGFGGLLLLLSITNYYYWLEVTLLTKAMTLFAMGVVLLAIRWAMRRGWRTGEAEGAGQ; this is translated from the coding sequence ATGAGCCGCTCCATCACGCCTCTCAGAGAGCGACTTGGCCGAGCCGGCATTACGATGACCGAAGGCGAAGGCGAGCCGACACTCGAGACGCCCTGGTTCGTGCGGGCGCTGCAGGCGTTTTCTGGCTGGCTGGCCGCCCTGTTCCTGCTGGGCTTCATCGCCATGGGCGTGGCCTTTGTGGTCGAGAGCAGCGCCGCTGCCGCCATGCTGGGGCTGGTGATGATTGTTGGTGCCTTCGCACTGCTCAAGGCGGCGCCCGGCGACTTCCTCGAACACCTGGCGCTGGCGGGAAGCCTCACCGGGCAATTGCTGGTGGCCTGGGCGCTGGCCGATGCCGTGGGCGACATGAATGCGAGCCTGTGGTGGTCGCTGCTGGTGCTGCAGGTCATCCTGGCTGTGGTCATGCCGAGCCTCACACATCGCGCTTTCTCCGCCTTCGCTGCGAGCCTGGCGCTCTACCTGGCGTTAGCCGAAGGCGTTTCAGCGCCATCCTTGGCCGGCGGGCTGGTGGTGCTGGGGCTGACTGCCATCTGGCTCAACGAGTTTCGCTGGCCGGCCCGTCTGCGGGCGGTGCAGGCGCTGGGCTATGGCCTGTTGCTGGGATTGCTGGCCATCCAGGCCATGGAGCACTTCGGCCAATCGCTTCTCATAGGGCGATATTATGACGGCACTGGTCTAGCCTGGCTGGAACCCTGGGCGGGGGATGCCTTGGGCATGCTGGCGCTGTTGCTGCTGATTCGAAACGTCTTTCAGCACCATGCCGGCGCAGTCGCGCCGGGTCTTCGTGCGGCCGCCTATGGTGCCGTGGCGGTACTGATGCTGCTCTCGCTCCAGGCCCATGGCTTGAGCCAGGGCGCCGTGGTGGTCGTGCTGGGCTTCGCCATCGCCAATCGCCTGGTCATGGGGTTTGGGGGGCTACTGCTGCTGCTCTCCATCACGAATTACTACTACTGGCTCGAGGTGACGCTGCTGACCAAGGCAATGACGCTGTTCGCCATGGGCGTGGTATTGCTGGCGATACGTTGGGCCATGCGTCGTGGCTGGCGGACCGGTGAAGCGGAGGGCGCGGGGCAATGA
- a CDS encoding GDYXXLXY domain-containing protein — translation MRATAKLNRIIVAAALVLILALVNWSIWAKERHLAEGEVVYLELAPVDPRSLMQGDYMALNFDIGNRIQDALYDRRLERDELDAADGHVVVRLGAQRVAHFQRLSAKMDFLAADEMRLRYRMRNGRVRFATDAFFFQEGHAERYEPARYGQFRVNDRGEPLLVSLHDADLELLGEMER, via the coding sequence ATGAGGGCGACAGCCAAGCTGAACAGGATCATCGTGGCGGCGGCCCTGGTGCTGATCCTGGCGCTGGTCAATTGGTCCATCTGGGCCAAGGAGCGCCATTTGGCCGAAGGCGAGGTGGTGTACCTGGAGCTGGCGCCGGTGGATCCGCGCTCGCTGATGCAGGGCGACTACATGGCGCTGAACTTCGATATCGGCAATCGTATCCAGGACGCGCTGTACGACAGGCGCTTGGAGAGGGACGAGCTGGATGCCGCCGACGGGCACGTGGTCGTTCGCTTGGGCGCGCAACGCGTAGCGCATTTCCAGCGGCTGAGTGCCAAGATGGACTTTCTTGCCGCCGACGAAATGCGCCTGCGCTACCGGATGCGCAACGGCCGGGTTCGTTTCGCCACCGACGCCTTCTTCTTCCAAGAGGGCCATGCCGAGCGCTACGAGCCCGCCCGCTACGGCCAGTTCCGCGTCAACGACCGCGGCGAACCCCTGCTCGTTTCCCTGCACGATGCCGATCTGGAGCTGCTGGGGGAAATGGAGCGTTAA
- a CDS encoding alpha/beta hydrolase family protein → MELRIVRRLIPEWGTTYGPPGEGPFPAVMILHGSEGAWSGWSHRNAAILAAHGFLAFPLGYSNGGNAWNAGSIVDYPLDRSVEALAALRAFPYAGPRVGLYGVSRGAEHALLLASLMAKEEMEGLPDAVAAHSPPDVVCGAFDSRSYRDAGDPGWQAWDANNRAWTWKGSQEELLPTTPIEVERYPGALFLSHGTKDRMWAVEMTRRLEQRLKAHGQHPEVHYYVGEDHIPGSAGDNLHHEYLIDFFVRHLGN, encoded by the coding sequence ATGGAACTGCGTATTGTCAGGCGCCTCATCCCCGAGTGGGGCACCACCTATGGCCCACCAGGCGAGGGGCCTTTTCCCGCTGTGATGATCCTGCATGGTTCGGAGGGTGCCTGGTCGGGATGGAGCCATCGTAACGCTGCCATACTGGCCGCTCACGGTTTCCTGGCCTTTCCTCTCGGCTACTCCAATGGCGGTAATGCGTGGAACGCTGGGAGCATTGTCGATTACCCACTCGACCGCAGCGTTGAGGCATTAGCCGCGCTGCGCGCCTTTCCGTACGCCGGCCCGCGAGTTGGCCTCTATGGCGTCTCGCGCGGTGCCGAGCATGCGTTGCTTCTCGCTTCCTTGATGGCCAAGGAGGAGATGGAAGGGCTTCCCGATGCCGTTGCAGCGCATAGTCCACCGGATGTCGTCTGCGGAGCCTTCGACTCACGAAGCTATCGTGATGCTGGCGATCCGGGATGGCAGGCCTGGGATGCCAATAATCGAGCATGGACGTGGAAAGGCTCCCAAGAAGAGCTATTGCCCACTACGCCAATCGAGGTGGAACGCTATCCGGGGGCGCTGTTTCTCTCCCATGGCACGAAGGATCGTATGTGGGCGGTGGAAATGACGAGGCGCTTGGAGCAGCGTCTAAAAGCGCATGGACAGCATCCTGAAGTGCACTACTACGTAGGGGAGGACCACATACCAGGCAGCGCTGGCGACAATCTCCATCATGAATATTTGATCGATTTCTTCGTGCGGCATCTTGGCAATTGA
- a CDS encoding VIT1/CCC1 transporter family protein codes for MPDAILGGIDGCVTTFAVVSGAFGAGFSPTVALVLGFANLLADGFSMAVSNYEASQAQQEHIDSVARREYHHIQLIPEGEREEIRQIFRAKGFEGELLERVVETLTDDHDIWVDTMLKEEYSLQPVGLSPLRAALTTFFAFIIVGAMPLLPYALPGLDATTQFLASLLIAGAMFFGIGMLKSLVYHRPMLRSGFRTLLMGGAAASLAFISGHLAHALFGLS; via the coding sequence ATGCCCGATGCGATACTCGGGGGCATCGATGGGTGCGTAACCACATTCGCCGTCGTTTCTGGCGCTTTCGGCGCAGGCTTTTCCCCTACGGTCGCCCTAGTACTCGGTTTCGCCAACCTTCTTGCCGACGGCTTCAGCATGGCCGTCAGCAACTACGAGGCTTCCCAAGCGCAGCAGGAACATATCGACAGTGTCGCTCGTCGCGAATATCACCATATCCAGCTCATCCCCGAAGGAGAGAGAGAAGAAATACGCCAGATTTTCCGTGCAAAAGGCTTCGAGGGGGAATTGCTGGAAAGAGTGGTGGAAACCCTGACCGACGATCACGACATCTGGGTGGACACCATGCTCAAGGAAGAGTATTCCCTGCAGCCTGTCGGATTGAGCCCCCTGCGCGCCGCGCTGACGACCTTCTTCGCTTTTATCATCGTAGGCGCCATGCCGCTACTGCCCTATGCGCTACCGGGCCTGGATGCCACCACCCAATTCCTGGCAAGTCTTCTTATCGCCGGTGCAATGTTCTTCGGCATCGGCATGCTCAAGAGTCTGGTCTATCATCGCCCGATGCTGCGTTCCGGGTTTCGTACCCTGTTAATGGGTGGCGCTGCCGCCAGCCTCGCCTTCATCAGCGGACACCTGGCGCATGCGCTGTTCGGTTTGAGCTAG
- a CDS encoding Vat family streptogramin A O-acetyltransferase, translating into MHGPDPTNKHPMEGFPQVCFIKNVIKGPNIIVGDYTYYDDPEDSENFERNVLYHYPFIGDKLIIGKFCAIARGAKFIMNGANHKLSGISTYPFQIFGNGWEKVMPEPSELPYKGDTVVGHDVWIGYDALIMPGVKIGNGAIVSSRSVVVSDVPPYTVVGGNPARPIKQRFSPEVVETLQAIAWWDWPVEKITRHLPLIVAGDVEALRQSGFNE; encoded by the coding sequence GTGCATGGACCAGACCCGACCAATAAGCACCCCATGGAAGGGTTTCCCCAGGTGTGCTTCATCAAGAACGTGATCAAGGGCCCGAATATCATCGTAGGCGACTACACCTACTACGACGATCCGGAGGATTCGGAGAACTTCGAGCGCAATGTGCTCTACCATTACCCGTTCATTGGCGACAAACTGATCATCGGCAAGTTCTGCGCCATTGCGCGGGGCGCCAAGTTCATCATGAACGGGGCGAATCACAAGCTTTCCGGCATCTCCACCTACCCGTTCCAGATCTTCGGCAATGGCTGGGAGAAGGTCATGCCGGAGCCAAGCGAACTGCCCTACAAGGGCGACACGGTCGTTGGGCACGACGTGTGGATCGGTTATGACGCCCTCATCATGCCCGGCGTGAAGATCGGCAATGGCGCTATCGTGTCATCGCGTTCAGTGGTGGTAAGTGACGTACCGCCCTATACGGTGGTCGGTGGCAACCCGGCCCGGCCAATCAAGCAGCGCTTCTCGCCGGAGGTGGTCGAAACCCTGCAGGCCATTGCCTGGTGGGACTGGCCGGTGGAGAAGATCACCCGGCATCTGCCGCTGATCGTGGCTGGCGATGTCGAGGCGCTACGGCAGAGCGGATTTAACGAATGA
- a CDS encoding LysE family translocator, whose protein sequence is MEWWTWITYVGVITALIIFPGPVALLCTSHGLRFGRHRAFATVLGGGIASLVLMALSALGLGAVLATSETAFFVLKLVGGAYLIYLGLQAWLTVPRSPMDEVPQAGPAMRQSVPALFRQGFLVGIGNPKDLLFFAALFPNFITIGEPQVLQFVILALTWLVIDTTLMTLYATLGSGLGRWFDSPGRMRAFHRTTGGLFLGAGGTLIASSANR, encoded by the coding sequence GTGGAGTGGTGGACCTGGATAACCTACGTGGGCGTGATTACGGCCTTGATCATTTTCCCCGGGCCGGTGGCTCTGCTGTGCACGAGCCATGGCCTACGCTTCGGTCGACATCGTGCCTTTGCGACCGTGCTGGGTGGCGGCATAGCGTCGTTGGTTCTGATGGCGCTCTCTGCATTGGGCCTCGGCGCCGTTCTGGCCACCTCGGAAACGGCCTTCTTCGTACTCAAGCTGGTTGGTGGCGCCTACCTGATCTACCTGGGGCTGCAGGCTTGGCTGACAGTGCCCCGCTCGCCGATGGACGAGGTGCCCCAGGCGGGGCCGGCAATGCGGCAATCCGTCCCCGCCCTGTTCCGCCAGGGCTTCCTGGTGGGAATCGGTAATCCCAAGGACCTGCTGTTCTTCGCTGCTCTGTTCCCCAACTTCATCACCATCGGCGAACCGCAAGTGTTGCAGTTCGTCATCCTGGCACTGACCTGGCTGGTCATCGACACCACCCTGATGACGCTCTACGCCACCCTGGGCTCGGGTCTGGGCCGCTGGTTCGATAGCCCCGGCAGGATGCGCGCCTTTCACCGCACCACCGGCGGGCTTTTCCTGGGCGCGGGAGGCACGCTGATTGCCTCCAGCGCTAATAGGTGA
- a CDS encoding 2,3-butanediol dehydrogenase yields the protein MQAAVWYRARDLRVETVTTPRIEEPHQVKVKVAACGICGSDLHEYSAGPIFIPVDEPHPLSQQCAPIIMGHEFAGEVVEVGERVTRVKPGDRVAIEPILSPHRDGSYLMERYNLTPLLGFHGLSGGGGGFSEYTVVGEHMVHRMPEALSYEQGALVEPAAVGLHAVRQSSLKAGDSAVVFGAGPIGLMVIESLKAAGAAEIYAVELSEVRRQKATDLGATALAPQQGDVVARIHDLTRGGVDFAFEVTGIPAVLNQAINSTHAGGETVVVSIWETEATFQPNDLVIKERTMKGIIAYRHVYPAVMALMEQGYYRAEDLITARIPLADVVEKGFETLLNDKSHVKIIVEP from the coding sequence ATGCAAGCGGCCGTCTGGTATCGCGCCCGCGACCTGCGCGTGGAAACGGTTACAACACCCCGAATCGAGGAGCCGCACCAGGTCAAGGTGAAGGTCGCCGCCTGCGGCATCTGCGGCAGCGACCTGCACGAGTACAGCGCCGGCCCCATCTTTATTCCGGTGGACGAACCGCACCCGCTCAGCCAGCAGTGCGCCCCCATCATCATGGGCCACGAGTTCGCCGGTGAAGTGGTGGAGGTGGGTGAACGCGTTACTCGGGTCAAGCCCGGGGACCGCGTCGCCATCGAGCCGATCCTGTCGCCCCATCGAGACGGCAGCTACCTGATGGAGCGCTACAACCTTACGCCCCTGCTGGGCTTCCATGGCCTATCGGGAGGCGGCGGCGGTTTCTCGGAGTACACCGTGGTCGGCGAGCACATGGTCCACCGCATGCCCGAGGCGCTCTCCTACGAGCAAGGCGCCCTGGTGGAGCCCGCCGCCGTGGGCCTGCATGCCGTTCGCCAGAGTTCGCTGAAAGCTGGTGACAGCGCCGTGGTGTTCGGCGCGGGCCCCATCGGGCTGATGGTGATCGAGTCCCTCAAGGCCGCCGGCGCCGCCGAGATCTACGCCGTCGAGCTTTCCGAAGTGCGACGGCAGAAGGCCACCGACCTGGGCGCCACGGCCCTGGCCCCACAACAGGGCGACGTGGTGGCACGGATCCACGACCTCACCCGCGGCGGCGTGGACTTCGCCTTCGAGGTGACCGGCATCCCCGCGGTACTCAACCAGGCCATCAACAGCACCCACGCCGGCGGAGAGACGGTGGTCGTGAGCATCTGGGAAACGGAAGCTACCTTCCAGCCCAACGACCTGGTGATCAAGGAGCGCACCATGAAGGGCATCATCGCCTACCGGCACGTCTATCCCGCCGTCATGGCGTTGATGGAGCAGGGCTACTACCGCGCGGAGGACCTGATTACTGCGCGCATCCCCCTTGCGGACGTTGTCGAGAAAGGCTTCGAAACGCTGCTCAACGACAAATCTCACGTAAAGATCATCGTGGAGCCGTAG
- a CDS encoding NAD(P)/FAD-dependent oxidoreductase, translating into MTTPTPTQHAQQWLRDFEIALEQRDIERVMALFHDECYWRDLVAFTWNLKTLEGKDEIQSMLNATLGEARPANWQIDGEVTEANGVTEAWFTFETGVALGKGLLRLKDGKCWTLLTTMQELKDHPEPRGARRPMGAEHGASKTRETWLESRQREARELGYTRQPYCVIIGGGQGGIGLAARLRQLDVPTIVLDKHPRPGDAWRNRYKSLCLHDPVWYDHLPYIPFPENWPVFAPKDKIGDWLEMYTRVMELNYWSSTECEGASFDEASGEWTVRVNRDGEQVTLRPKQLILATGMSGVPNVPHFPGAETFEGEQQHSSQHPGPDAYRGKKVVVVGSNNSAHDICAALWENDADVTMIQRSSTHIVKSDSLMEHALGPLYSEEAVKNGITHDKADLIFASIPYKLLPDFQRPAFDRIRERDAEFYQRLEEAGFLLDFGDDDSGLFLKYLRRGSGYYIDVGACDLVANGDIKLRSGVGIERINPRSVTLSDGSELPADLIVYATGYGSMNGWAARIISQEVADKVGKCWGLGSDTTKDPGPWEGELRNMWKPTQQQALWFHGGNLHQSRHYSHYLALQLKARMEDIPTPVYGQQEVHHLA; encoded by the coding sequence ATGACGACACCCACGCCGACTCAACACGCCCAGCAATGGCTGCGCGACTTCGAGATCGCGCTGGAGCAGCGCGACATTGAACGGGTCATGGCCCTGTTCCATGACGAGTGCTACTGGCGCGACCTGGTCGCCTTCACCTGGAACCTCAAGACGCTGGAAGGCAAGGACGAGATCCAGTCGATGCTCAACGCCACCCTGGGCGAAGCGCGCCCCGCGAACTGGCAGATCGACGGGGAAGTCACCGAAGCCAACGGCGTGACAGAAGCCTGGTTCACCTTCGAGACCGGCGTGGCCCTCGGCAAGGGCCTCCTGCGCCTGAAGGACGGCAAATGCTGGACCCTGCTGACCACCATGCAGGAGCTCAAGGACCACCCCGAGCCGCGCGGCGCCAGACGCCCCATGGGAGCCGAGCACGGCGCCAGCAAGACCCGCGAGACCTGGCTCGAATCGCGCCAGCGGGAAGCGCGTGAGCTCGGCTACACGCGCCAACCCTACTGTGTGATCATCGGCGGCGGCCAGGGTGGCATCGGGCTCGCCGCGCGGCTGCGCCAGCTCGACGTGCCCACCATCGTGCTCGACAAGCACCCCCGCCCCGGCGACGCCTGGCGCAACCGCTACAAGTCGCTGTGCCTGCACGACCCGGTATGGTACGACCACCTGCCCTACATCCCCTTCCCCGAGAACTGGCCGGTGTTCGCGCCCAAGGACAAGATCGGCGACTGGCTGGAGATGTACACCAGGGTGATGGAGCTCAACTACTGGAGCTCCACCGAGTGCGAGGGCGCCAGCTTCGACGAGGCCAGCGGCGAGTGGACGGTGCGAGTCAACCGCGACGGCGAGCAGGTCACTCTCAGGCCCAAGCAGCTGATCCTGGCCACCGGCATGTCGGGCGTGCCCAACGTGCCGCACTTTCCCGGCGCCGAGACCTTCGAAGGCGAGCAGCAGCACTCCAGCCAGCACCCGGGGCCGGACGCCTATCGTGGCAAGAAAGTGGTCGTGGTGGGCTCCAACAACTCGGCCCATGACATCTGCGCGGCGCTGTGGGAGAACGATGCCGACGTGACCATGATCCAGCGCTCCTCGACCCATATCGTGAAGTCCGACTCGCTGATGGAACACGCCCTCGGCCCGCTCTATTCCGAGGAGGCAGTGAAGAACGGCATCACCCACGACAAGGCCGACCTGATCTTCGCCTCGATCCCCTACAAGCTGCTGCCCGACTTCCAACGGCCCGCCTTCGACCGGATCCGCGAACGCGATGCCGAGTTCTACCAGAGACTCGAAGAGGCCGGTTTCCTGCTCGACTTCGGCGACGACGACTCCGGCCTGTTCCTCAAGTACCTGCGGCGCGGCTCCGGCTACTACATCGACGTGGGCGCCTGCGACCTGGTGGCCAATGGCGACATCAAGCTGCGCAGCGGCGTGGGCATCGAACGCATCAACCCACGTTCGGTGACGCTCAGCGACGGCTCCGAGCTGCCCGCCGACCTGATCGTCTATGCCACCGGCTACGGCTCCATGAACGGCTGGGCGGCGCGCATCATCTCCCAGGAGGTGGCCGACAAGGTCGGCAAGTGCTGGGGGCTCGGCTCCGATACGACCAAGGACCCCGGCCCCTGGGAGGGCGAGCTGCGCAACATGTGGAAGCCCACCCAGCAGCAGGCGCTGTGGTTCCACGGCGGCAACCTGCACCAGTCGCGCCACTACTCCCACTACCTGGCGCTGCAGCTCAAGGCACGCATGGAGGACATCCCCACGCCGGTGTATGGCCAGCAGGAAGTGCACCATCTCGCCTGA